TAAACTGTagtgactttttaatgttgtgttagcAAATGACTTTGTCTTGTCTTTCATCTGCTGAAGTCTATTGAAGATAGATATTCGGATATATAACTATGGTTGCAGACGCACAGTCAACTTGCTctcaagtgtttttttgtttttttttgactgtTCCAATATGGCGGATGGCTTATGCATAGCGGGCCATAGAAAAGGCCGCTAATGATGCTCCTATGTATGTATATCTATGGTTGAAACAAACATGGATGTGCCAAGGGTCTTAGGTGGGTAGATGCGGTCAAATATTGAGGCTAATTTGTTACCCGTTTACTTTTGTATTGttattgtatttgttttgtattttcatCACACTTTTAGATAGAGGACAGCTTCAGTTTCAGCAGCGATGCGTCATACACACCCATATGGGTTCTAAAATTcgctcaaaatatcaaacatatttttatatccTCCGAATTGATGTAATCATAGTCTGAAGTGAAAAAATCAGAGTCTGTGCCCATCATGCACTACGTGATTTTCTGTGAAACCAGTCAACTCCAAGTGTATCAATCTGCAGACTGGTGCAGACTTTCGGCAACTATTGTTAACTCATTTAGACTGTAAATGTGGGCAAAATTTGTGTAGTGCATTCCAGCCTTAAGTTTAACTTGCTCAGCAGGATTCCAGCATGATAGTAGTTAACCTGTCAGAGAAAATGACTGTAGAATAATGTTGCGGTATGAATTGCAATCTGACACATTTCAGAACACAACAACCAAGTTTGCGTAGCTAGAAGTGTCTGCGTTCTTGCATAGAGTACATAAGTCAAGCCTAATTCCCAATGGAATATGGGAAGACGTGCTTATACCTTTAAGGGCTTTAACAAAAAGGAATTCTCAGACTGAATCCTGTTTTAAAGCAAAGGAAAGGAAGAAATGCTCTCATTCTTTTGCGAACCTCCCAGATCCTTTGATAACTTCCTGATTTAACATCATTTGTTTGCCTATTAAAAGTCACATTTGGGCTGTATAGGGTCAAGTACCTTGACAGTACCAACAATGACTTGTTTTGCCCATTAGAAATGTGCTAGTAACAGTGAGTTACTTCTGAAGAGTACATAGAATCATCACTGATGATTTCTGtatttactttactttataAATCTTTGTTAGGATGACATTCTGAGGTATGGAGATTCTGGGTAATGCAGTTTGATATTGCAGAAGATGTTTTGGAATTTTCTGGAAGACTCAACATGTGAAAGAGACAGCGAGAGAACGCCGAAGAGTTTTGTCCATTTCGGCTCTTGTGTAGCAGCGTGAGGAGTTTTGGATGAAGAGTTTTCTCAAACACCAGACTCTTCCTCTGACCCTGTGGAACAAGAAAAATACTCATTTTATAACATCAAATTAAAGCAATAGTtcctcaaaaataaaaactgtcatTACGCACTGAAAATCAACTGTGCACATTCAGATTATAACCAGCAATTGAGTGCTGCAGGAATGATGTATTCTTGTAGGCCAACCCGTAAGTTAGGCATCACCCTAGTTCCCTCAACACTGGTTTTCACTTATAGCAAAAAATGAGCTCTTGTGGCTcctcaatgacaaaattcatgaCTGGAAAAATAGTCTTCaggtgcattttgaaatgttttaactaatcatcttgtaaagaatgtcatttcagttctactttgaGTATTTGAGGACTTCGAATTCGTGATCGCACATACTGTGTGTAGGGAGCTTCGGTGCTGAGTGTGcattctacaagataagacatttatCAGACACTTAGGCTCTCTTGTGCAACAAATTCtctgccatggtcttgtcagtcattgtcacgtgatcagtgaactgtgattcctgctgcactgtgTGCGACTCTGCAGCTCATGCTGGATGAGCAGAGCAGAAGTTTACAATAGTTTACAATTTAAGCGatcgttatccaactgaattaaaaaagCATAACAACAGTGGAGGCGGTGCTCACGAGACGTCAACGTCACATTTTAATTTCCCAAAATCTCTTGGCATGAGATCTCATCACACCCCTAgtataaagtgctatagaaaTTACTCGACTATAAAGTAGAGCACTACAATCACACATACTCACCCTGACTATTGTGTAGAGCTTGGCAGTACAGACAGATGTCCGTGGAAAGTTCGTCCCCTGGGCCGTGATGGGCCCTACACAGGGGTCTGTCCATTCCAGAAGCGGGCCCCAGAAGCTGAGGCTCCGAATGGGCCTGTTGCACCTGCTTCTGCCACACCACATGTGCCCCGCTACAGCACGGCCAGTCAGCCATACCCGTCGAGTCCAAGATCAGGGGCACCGGCAGCAGCGTGGGGGCCAAATCTGGTGGAGGTGTGCAGCAGTAGCTTCCCGCTCCCTGTCCGTAGTGGATATGAATGCTACAATCATCCTGAAGGTCCAAGCTTTGATGGAAGTGAACAACCGGCGAAGGTGCTTCCAAGGGACAGCCGGCTGCTTTCTGTCTGGTGGTCCACCCTGGGCCTTTGTGGCAACAGGATGGGGACGGAGAGGTTAAAGTAGGGGAGGGAAGGATCACAGAGGCACCTGAGGAAGATACGGGGTCCGGGGCTCTATCCTCAGCCCTCCTTGAACTGAGGTCCGTTTTGGGGCAGTGGCAAGACTGGTGCTGTACCTGACACCCAGTGGAGTCTTTGTTTTTAGTTGCATTACAGGGGCCACCTGCTGCCATGGTCGAGGACGTGGCCCCCTGATCCTCATCAGAGCCTTGGCCGGGCACTTGATTGAGTTCCCCGTCCTCGTAATAGTGGTGTCTATGCCTGTGATAGTGTACGTGACTGAACACGGCcacctgctgctgctgctcttcCGAGCAAACTGCACCAGCATCACCGGCATGGTTCACTACCGAGTCCAGGGAACGAGGCCTCTGCGTGGCCTCCATGCTCCCTCTGCGTGGGGCTTTGCCCGGTCCATAATAGACGAACGGGTCATAGTCACTGCTGAGCGAGCTACGAAAAGTGGACCAGCTGCCATAGACGCCCTGCAGGCTGATGTCCGTACAGTTCAAGACGGAATCGCTGGACGAGCCGTGGCATGATCCTGAGCTGGAGTCGCTCGCCGGCCCGTCGGCAAGGTAACCGCTGCGCTCCGTGTGGTAACTCCCAACGGAGCAGCTGCTGTTGTCTTGGCGGCCATGCGCGCCTCCGCCACGCGGCAGGTGATGAGTTGCGTGGTTTGCTGGCGATGCCAAATGATGCACGCAAGAACCCGAAGCGTTCCGTAAAGCTCCTACAGGGCACCGGTGACACGACCTTCTGGGGGGCGCATAGTGATGCCCACCAGTCCGACACCCGTGCCCAGCTGTTCTGTGTGTACGTCCGTGATGGGAATCCGGGGCCAGGTGGTACGCGCAGCTAGCACCCAATGGTCGGCTGGTTAAGCAACGGAGAGTGCGTGGATGAAGAGGGGGAGAGTTTCCAAAGTGACCCAGTTGGGGTAAAGGTCCAGGGGTGCGGGGGTAGTGATGCCGCAGGGAAAAGGGGACTTGGTGCTGGGGGTAAGGGTGTTGGTTTGAATAGTGATGGGGAAGGAGGAAGGCCTGACTGTGCTCTTGTAGAGGGGGCGGCAGTCGACTCCTTTGGGGCTGACGGGACGCCAGATCTGAACCTGAAGGAGGacatttggtgctcaaaaacaaactttgataggaaaaacataaaaacaagtctactgacgctacgtccatattaaTCCAGATAAATTGAAAAATCTTTTTCGTCCAGCCTTTCGTCCATACTTTTGTCAAGATGATTTAAGCATTTTCAAACGTGTCCATGTGGAATAGCAATCtttgaaaaatgcttaaaaatgcAGAgtgttttgaaacaaaaaagccattttcaaaaatatccGGATTAAAGTGAACATAGCCTGAATATCATgcttttaaaactacagttgCATTTTCTAAGGAAAATAGCAGCGATTGCAAGGCAGCAAAAGATTCATGTTAAGGTTTTAGGTATGTTTAGGCTTTGGTTCTGTGTGAAAGTCAGAAGAAAGTAAATGGTAGTAGTAAatggttttaaatgttttgggtgaactatcccaaaTATTCTCGTATTCGGGTGATATAAGATAATGAAAAAAGAGGAATTTCAATACAATGCTGTCTTGCAAGCTCTACAACAGGGTTCACAAACTCCGGTCCTAGAGAaccacagtcctgcagagtttagctccaaccctgataaaaaccCACCTGCTGGTAGCTTTCTAGTAACCCTTCAGatcttgattagcttgttcaggtggtttgattagggttgaagcagaactctgcaggactgtggctctccaggaccaAATTCGCCACCCCCGctctataatatataaattggaTGTACCCTGAGGCTGTTTACCCATGATGTTGTGCATGCACAGAGGGCATGTACGGTGTTGTAGGAGCCAGGGGTCGACACACTCCTTATGAAATTCATGACCACAGGAGATGATTCTCAAGTCCTGCCAGAAAGACAGAGAAAAGCACATATTAAATGTGCCATTGGCATGCctcaaaacacaaaacagcatCCTACAGTGGCCCTTTTCCTGTCAATACTTGATGGTTTCTGTTATTCCTCTAATGTTGGCGTGTTGTATCCTGAATCTAAAGCAGAAAGAACTGGATGcaaaatatttgaataatatCAATCCACAAATCTGACTTGTGATGCAGCCTGGAATCATAAATCACACTGAGAGTTCAGTTCAGTTGGCCTGAGTTTCTCCTaaaggtttttctccatttCTGATGGAGTTTGATTACactgaatttgtttcataatctATGAACTTTACaaagttattgaactgaactgaattaacATTGACATGAATGGAGCTGAATAGCGATGCTATTGtgttctgtagagctgctttactgCACAGTTAAAATTTATCTCATATCTGATtaagtttgcatcattgattttgttattttcctaTGTGTTACTTTGACAATGTTCTATCATGCtttttcttccttccttcctcttACCTGGCCATCCATGAATTCCTCGAGACAGATGGCACAGATCGGGCTGGAATTGGAGCTGCTGTTTGACGCTGGAGCTCCGTGAGAACGCTGGGATCCAGAGCAACCCTGAGAGCTGTACGTGCGCGTCTCCAACCTGCTGATGGCACGCATGGTCTCCTGGTGCACAGAGTCCTGGGAGTCgagaaaaaaatgattttgagatttctACAGCgaaaagtgcccctattatgctttttcggaTATtccctttcatgcagtgtgcaATAGAGCTGTTTGTGAATATAAAAGGTCTGAAAAGATTCGAAGATCAAACGATAAATGGAGAAAGAATCTGCCTGTAACAAatcgtcagtaattccagtctcacttcctgcacAAACCTAAGTAAGGTTTGTagcaaatttgcataatgccagcctgtGGTTTTCATTGGCTGCCCGTGAGCAATGTCtactttgccccgccctcaatcaCTGTAGATGTAGCTGAGACTGGTTTGTGTTGTTCATGGCGAGAAGACTCTGCTTTCTGCTGCCAAAGCAAATCTACTTTGATGCATTTCAAAAGGATGAGGACTCAGGATCGAATTGATAAGGTAAAACCGACGCCATTGTTACTGTTCATACCAAGGAAGAGCTGAACTTCAGATATGCTAATGGGTGTTTGGTTTCCAACATGTGCTGTAATTGttcgaccaatcacaacagactgggccaatcgtctgaccaatcagagtttAATCAGATATTAtgtcaaaaataaagtgttttttgaccttggatgcatgtaaacctttaaacaaaattaggagGCCTTTAGGCACTTTAAATGTAGGAGAAACTTATTGCCCAGTGGAGAGAAGTACAatgcactgcaaaaatattTCCTTAGTATTTTGTTCTCCAGTACAAATATATCTAACattcatacaaatatttaacattctttaatcaatatatatttatttgagaaacaaaatgacttaaaggggacctataatatcccttttacaagatgtaatataagtctctggtgtccccaaaatatgtgtgtgaagtttcagctcaaaataccccacagatcatttattattatagcttgtcaaatttgcccctatttgggtgtgagcaaaaacacgccgtttttgtgtgtgtccctttaaatgcaaatgagctgctgctcccgccccctttccagaagagggcggagctttaacagctcaacaacaacaaagctggagaatctcacgcagccaaaatgaggattgtcagtaacggtgttcagccttacattgttcaaaccggagtcgacactgatggagagactcaggaacttataaataaatgtatgtagttgctgtggagttgattcatttacggggtttatgtaaatgttagggttagtgatgtcaccaacccgggaagaagcttgttgtagtctcTACCAGACGTTTAgggcaacattacacactaactaaagttaaaagtgtcaaatcataatcaaccactcctttaagatattaagacttgttttcttaaaaatgtatcaaaattaagTGGGTCAATgctcaaaagaaaaaatataataattattcaaaGGGAAAACATATTTCTGACCCCACTGACAGATtaaacattactttttaaaactcaattttgatacatttttcagaaaacaaaacGAAATATCTTCAGTCactttgcttctcaagtaaatgtatcttgaatcaagaatattttgaaatttgtactggaaaacaaaagcagaatactgaggaagaacatcctttttttttgcaatcaacattttacaatccaccatcaaaccTAAAAGTAAGTGTAGAGGGCTTCGTTATAAAGTGTGTTGTGTTTTCTTACCCAGGTTCTGTTGGACCTGCAGCGGAAGCGTAGAGCAAAGATCATGATGATGGCCAACACCGCCAGAGCCACGGTCAGCAGGATGCCGACGTCATAGGGAGGCTGCGAGAACAACACATGAAGAGTGAGGCCTGAGTGTCCTACCGCCAGTTTGTCCTCAAACCAATAGATTTTTACCCAATTAACAGTTAGAATGTTTCTTAAATCTGTAAAACCCCCAAAAATTTGTTCTAATGCATTTGGGTCCGTTTTTTTCTAATCCATAGTTTTTATATGTGTTAAGACTGAATTAAaggaatttttaaaataaaaatgtatcagatATAACCATTTAAACTAAATTGTTGCATTTTGGTCTGTTTTGACCCGAAAGTGAATTGTGGCTTCACATATGAAattatgctaattttattttttattttattttatatctatTAGTTCCCACTTGTTCATAAATATGCTTGTGCACGCACACATAATtctgaaaaattaaataaagcaaATTAAATCCATGTCTGTTTGTAGATCAAAAGTTCATAGACCAAATAGTCTAaatttgaaaacatttcagagCAATACTGATgttgttttgatgttttgtcAGAATTTGTAAGAATATGTATATTTGGTAAATATAGTATGTTTTGAGCAGTCATGAGTTATAAGCTcaaatgaatttaattaaatccACTGAAGTCAATGGAGTTCATAATGGTAATTCTCATATTATATGTTCTTATAAAATacattcttatatatatatatatatatatatatatatatataataaataaaatgaaaattatattaaaatataaaataaaaaaaattaataaaattaaataaaaaaaaatattaaattatattatattatatacaacccaaattccgatttttttttttttttaattttaataaaatgaaaactaaaaatcacatgagccaatattttattcacaacagaACATAGAtagcataacaaatgtttaaacttagaaattttacaattttatgcacaaaatgagctcatttcaaatttgatgcctgctacaggtttCAAAAGAGTTGGGATGGGGGCATGTTTActatggtgtagcatctcctcttcttttcaaaacagtgtgaagacatctgggcaccgaggttatgagtttctggtgttttggtgttggaatttggtcccattcttgcctgatataggtttccagctgctgaagagtttttgaaccatgttcacatatggcttcctttttgcatgatagagctttagttggcatctgcagatggcacggcggattgtgtttaccgacagtggtttctggaagtattcctgggccaatttagtaatgtcattgacacaatcacgccgatgagtgatgcagtgtccgAAGACCACGGCATCCAGTAAAGGTCTTCAGCCTTGTctcttacgcacagagatttctccagtttctctgaatcttttgatgatgttatgcccTGAAGAtgtgcaaagcctttgcaatttgatgttgaggaacattgtttttaaagtattccacaatctttttatgcactctttcacagctctgcccatcttttcttctgagagactctgcctctctaagacatcccttttatagctaatataaataatcaattatcttaattagttgctagatgttctcccagctgactcttttcaaaatgtcttgcttATATATATTGCATCACACTGGTTTTTGCTgcatttctcaatttttttaatcattaaaaagGAGGTAAATAAAGTAATAGCATGGTAAAAACATGATACTGATCATATACAATATGGTTTTAGTTGAAGAATATTAAGTTATGATTATTCTAAAGCTTACATAaacagtattttcttgtaaaacatccTCCAAtaatcattgttatatttacaacttcgaaaaatatttttttttttagcgtaTACAGGTCAGTTAGCTGAACTAACTCTAACCAGTTATGGAAATTTAAACTGGTATTTTCAGCGGGAAGGCTTACAAACAGTAAAGCCTAGAAATGAAAAGacgtgtatgtatgtatacagattatgtatatttatatacataaatatgtatatgCTTGTTTACTCACCCATTTTGGCTCCACCCTGATGTCAATGAACACCATGGCTTCTTCGTTCTTGTTGACGAGTCCCATCAGTTCTTCAGCGTCTGATGACTTCACCAGCACAACCGGACGAGTCAACGAACCAGAATCCTGCAGCTGTgagagaaaaacacacaaacacacaaacacttcaGGACCAACTGTCTGAGCACTAACTGGAATGTATGGATATATTTCAAACCGAAAGGCTTTGAaacaatgtttaataaatgaagggtgtagagttacattcaagctattttaagcattaagaatttttttcacaggaaaaaaagtttaaatatgtattaaatattatatttaatacaattattgactacagggggacttctTTTATCAGCAACTAttttccaaaaattaaaaatactaaaaatacagtaaataaaaaattataaaaaattaagacacacgctcacacacacacacacacacataccgcagcagcagcagcagctggaTCATCTGTGATGTCAAAGATGACAGCCTGAGCTCCTCTCTGAATCGCCAGACgagcctgagagagagagagagagagagagagagagagtgtgtgtgtgttagttttGAGCCAGCAGATGGCAGTCTTATAAAACATATGGAGTCATTGAGTCCTGTCATTATGCAATTCAGCAGCGCTACTGACCCTGAGAGCGCACATGTGTGTCAAAGTGAAAGACTTTACTTTCAATAATTCCTGACACACAATACAAGACAGCTAGAGTTAATAGAGATCGACAAGTCTTCATGAAAACACACGAAATGCACCTTTTAAATTCTTACAGCTACTTTTCATTAGAGAGGATGTTCTATAccaaaacacacatgcacacacttaattatacattttcacCAACAACAAATGATTAcaatatgaacatttttattgactaacattaacaaaggttaataaatgctgtaattgctcattgttagtttatgttatcTAATACAtcaactaatattaacaaacgAGATCTTATTGTAATACTTCAGGATAAGAGTTTGTTCAATTGATATGTTTAAATGAGCTAATATCTAACTAGGTGAAAAACACACACC
This DNA window, taken from Megalobrama amblycephala isolate DHTTF-2021 linkage group LG4, ASM1881202v1, whole genome shotgun sequence, encodes the following:
- the LOC125266292 gene encoding E3 ubiquitin-protein ligase RNF43 isoform X1; translated protein: MRVPVRRLAGLWPWLLMAALQVALGHTGLELAAAVESERATIKVTLLKQEPTSRTITLEGVFSWGSAGSAKGKLMQSHPLSLCNTSEDERPETDFITIVKLESPESKVPQCQPLLDKARLAIQRGAQAVIFDITDDPAAAAAALQDSGSLTRPVVLVKSSDAEELMGLVNKNEEAMVFIDIRVEPKWPPYDVGILLTVALAVLAIIMIFALRFRCRSNRTWDSVHQETMRAISRLETRTYSSQGCSGSQRSHGAPASNSSSNSSPICAICLEEFMDGQDLRIISCGHEFHKECVDPWLLQHRTCPLCMHNIMGKQPQGSDLASRQPQRSRLPPPLQEHSQAFLLPHHYSNQHPYPQHQVPFSLRHHYPRTPGPLPQLGHFGNSPPLHPRTLRCLTSRPLGASCAYHLAPDSHHGRTHRTAGHGCRTGGHHYAPPRRSCHRCPVGALRNASGSCVHHLASPANHATHHLPRGGGAHGRQDNSSCSVGSYHTERSGYLADGPASDSSSGSCHGSSSDSVLNCTDISLQGVYGSWSTFRSSLSSDYDPFVYYGPGKAPRRGSMEATQRPRSLDSVVNHAGDAGAVCSEEQQQQVAVFSHVHYHRHRHHYYEDGELNQVPGQGSDEDQGATSSTMAAGGPCNATKNKDSTGCQVQHQSCHCPKTDLSSRRAEDRAPDPVSSSGASVILPSPTLTSPSPSCCHKGPGWTTRQKAAGCPLEAPSPVVHFHQSLDLQDDCSIHIHYGQGAGSYCCTPPPDLAPTLLPVPLILDSTGMADWPCCSGAHVVWQKQVQQAHSEPQLLGPASGMDRPLCRAHHGPGDELSTDICLYCQALHNSQGSEEESGV
- the LOC125266292 gene encoding E3 ubiquitin-protein ligase RNF43 isoform X2, whose product is MRVPVRRLAGLWPWLLMAALQVALGHTGLELAAAVESERATIKVTLLKQEPTSRTITLEGVFSWGSAGSAKGKLMQSHPLSLCNTSEDERPETDFITIVKLESPESKVPQCQPLLDKARLAIQRGAQAVIFDITDDPAAAAAALQDSGSLTRPVVLVKSSDAEELMGLVNKNEEAMVFIDIRVEPKWPPYDVGILLTVALAVLAIIMIFALRFRCRSNRTWDSVHQETMRAISRLETRTYSSQGCSGSQRSHGAPASNSSSNSSPICAICLEEFMDGQDLRIISCGHEFHKECVDPWLLQHRTCPLCMHNIMGSDLASRQPQRSRLPPPLQEHSQAFLLPHHYSNQHPYPQHQVPFSLRHHYPRTPGPLPQLGHFGNSPPLHPRTLRCLTSRPLGASCAYHLAPDSHHGRTHRTAGHGCRTGGHHYAPPRRSCHRCPVGALRNASGSCVHHLASPANHATHHLPRGGGAHGRQDNSSCSVGSYHTERSGYLADGPASDSSSGSCHGSSSDSVLNCTDISLQGVYGSWSTFRSSLSSDYDPFVYYGPGKAPRRGSMEATQRPRSLDSVVNHAGDAGAVCSEEQQQQVAVFSHVHYHRHRHHYYEDGELNQVPGQGSDEDQGATSSTMAAGGPCNATKNKDSTGCQVQHQSCHCPKTDLSSRRAEDRAPDPVSSSGASVILPSPTLTSPSPSCCHKGPGWTTRQKAAGCPLEAPSPVVHFHQSLDLQDDCSIHIHYGQGAGSYCCTPPPDLAPTLLPVPLILDSTGMADWPCCSGAHVVWQKQVQQAHSEPQLLGPASGMDRPLCRAHHGPGDELSTDICLYCQALHNSQGSEEESGV